In one Hymenobacter sp. DG25B genomic region, the following are encoded:
- a CDS encoding DUF2238 domain-containing protein, with amino-acid sequence MDHVLPALTATRNTSWFPKLLLAIYLIEFVVLGISPAERGTWWAENLPIFLIVVALVVLYLRGVQFSNLAYALMSVLIFLHTVGGHYTFEKVPFDWFNQLFGFKRNMYDRVAHVSVGFFAYALIEYTDRRHLISSRIISYLFPLCVIGTVAMAYEIIEWIYAVTAGGTAGAAFLGSQGDIWDAQKDMLADTSGAILALLLYRVTNSNEI; translated from the coding sequence ATGGACCACGTCCTACCCGCTCTCACCGCCACGCGCAACACTTCCTGGTTTCCCAAGTTGCTGCTAGCGATTTACCTGATTGAATTTGTGGTACTGGGTATTAGCCCGGCCGAGCGCGGCACCTGGTGGGCCGAGAACCTGCCCATTTTTCTGATTGTAGTGGCATTGGTGGTGTTGTACCTGCGCGGCGTGCAGTTCTCCAATCTGGCCTATGCCCTCATGAGCGTGCTGATTTTCCTGCACACGGTGGGCGGGCATTATACCTTCGAAAAAGTGCCCTTCGATTGGTTTAATCAGCTATTTGGCTTCAAGCGGAACATGTACGACCGGGTGGCGCACGTCTCGGTAGGCTTCTTCGCCTATGCTCTCATTGAGTACACCGACCGGCGCCACCTCATTAGCAGCCGCATTATCAGCTATCTGTTTCCGCTCTGCGTGATTGGTACCGTGGCCATGGCCTACGAAATTATTGAGTGGATCTATGCCGTAACGGCCGGCGGCACGGCCGGCGCCGCCTTCCTGGGCAGCCAGGGCGACATCTGGGACGCGCAGAAAGATATGCTGGCCGATACCAGCGGGGCTATTCTGGCGCTGTTGCTGTACCGGGTGACCAACAGTAATGAGATATAA
- the hemC gene encoding hydroxymethylbilane synthase: MKPIRIGTRGSKLALWQANHVADELQKAGLATEIVIITTKGDIVLDRSLDKIGAKGVFTEELEEGLRTGHVDIAVHSAKDVQSSIPEDLELLAFMRRERVNDVVVSFDTTFDIHRPDLILGTSSTRRKAMLQRFYPNATTAESRGNLQTRLRKLEEGQYHALVLAYAGVHRMEYDGLIRHVLPETQFVPATGQGSVAIECARSLNADLKAQLKEALDHQATHICLLAERAFLRTMEGGCSIPSFALATFGLEGVLQLHGGLISLNGEHYIDEKLTTANAQHAEELGVRVAESVLSRGGQEILAAIRQERSAE; this comes from the coding sequence ATGAAGCCCATCCGCATAGGTACCCGAGGCAGCAAGCTGGCGCTGTGGCAGGCCAACCACGTAGCCGACGAGCTGCAGAAAGCCGGCCTGGCCACCGAAATAGTCATCATCACCACTAAAGGCGACATAGTGCTGGACCGCTCCCTGGATAAGATTGGGGCGAAAGGTGTGTTCACCGAGGAGCTGGAGGAAGGCCTGCGCACGGGCCACGTAGATATTGCCGTGCACAGCGCCAAAGACGTGCAAAGCTCTATTCCCGAAGATCTGGAGCTGCTGGCCTTTATGCGCCGGGAGCGGGTGAATGACGTAGTGGTGAGCTTCGATACCACCTTCGATATTCACCGCCCCGACCTGATTCTGGGTACCAGCAGCACGCGCCGCAAAGCCATGCTGCAGCGCTTTTACCCTAACGCCACTACGGCAGAGTCACGCGGCAACCTGCAAACCCGCCTGCGCAAGTTGGAGGAAGGCCAATACCATGCCCTGGTGCTGGCCTACGCCGGCGTGCACCGAATGGAGTATGATGGCCTGATTCGGCACGTACTGCCCGAAACGCAGTTTGTGCCGGCCACCGGCCAGGGCAGCGTAGCCATTGAGTGCGCCCGCAGCCTAAATGCTGACTTGAAAGCGCAGCTCAAGGAAGCGCTGGACCACCAGGCCACGCACATTTGTCTGCTGGCCGAGCGCGCTTTCCTGCGCACCATGGAAGGCGGCTGCAGTATTCCGTCGTTTGCTTTGGCCACGTTTGGGCTGGAAGGCGTGTTGCAACTGCACGGGGGCCTCATCAGCCTCAACGGCGAGCATTATATTGATGAAAAGCTCACCACCGCCAACGCCCAGCACGCCGAAGAGCTAGGCGTGCGCGTGGCAGAAAGCGTGCTGAGCCGGGGCGGCCAGGAGATTCTGGCCGCTATCCGGCAGGAGAGAAGTGCAGAATAA
- a CDS encoding ATP-binding protein, protein MRFSEIPGQQGVKQLLLQSVQRQHVAHAQLFRGAEGSAAMALALAYATYLNCENQQPEDSCGRCPSCQKIDKLIHPDLNFILPVTTTKTVAKDAVSSKFAAEWRAFVLENPYQGLNDWMQHIGAENKQGSISKEESLQLLKLVSLKAFEAKFKIVIIWLPELMHPAAANAVLKLLEEPPPATVFLLVSHAPEQLLPTIISRVQPVVVRALSEDELTEWLRDAHQVPEVKARQIAQLAEGRPGLALTLREAATDQDYFEFFVAWMRMCFSYKVNDMLAKSDEFQKLGRENQKEFLHYALVVLRKVLLFGIDAQLVPHLAGKEEQFMKGFSRFVTPRNADLLTRELNDAHYHIERNANPKMVFLDTSLRVGELLKTAS, encoded by the coding sequence ATGCGTTTTTCCGAAATTCCTGGTCAGCAAGGCGTCAAGCAACTGCTGCTGCAGAGTGTACAGCGCCAGCACGTAGCCCATGCGCAGCTGTTTCGCGGGGCGGAAGGCTCGGCAGCTATGGCGCTGGCCCTGGCCTACGCTACCTACCTGAACTGTGAAAACCAGCAGCCCGAGGATTCCTGCGGCCGTTGCCCCAGCTGTCAGAAAATCGACAAGCTGATTCACCCCGACCTGAACTTCATTCTGCCCGTCACCACTACCAAAACGGTGGCTAAGGATGCCGTAAGCAGCAAGTTTGCCGCCGAGTGGCGCGCCTTTGTGCTGGAGAACCCCTACCAGGGCCTCAACGACTGGATGCAGCACATTGGGGCTGAAAACAAGCAGGGCAGCATCTCCAAGGAAGAAAGCCTGCAGCTGCTCAAGCTGGTGTCGCTGAAAGCCTTCGAGGCCAAATTTAAAATCGTAATTATCTGGCTGCCCGAGCTCATGCACCCGGCCGCGGCCAACGCTGTGCTCAAGCTGCTGGAAGAGCCGCCACCCGCCACCGTGTTTCTGCTGGTGAGTCACGCGCCGGAGCAGCTGCTGCCCACTATCATCAGCCGGGTGCAGCCCGTGGTGGTGCGCGCCTTATCTGAAGACGAGCTAACCGAGTGGCTGCGCGACGCGCACCAGGTGCCCGAGGTGAAAGCCCGGCAGATTGCCCAGCTGGCCGAAGGCCGCCCCGGCCTGGCGCTAACCCTGCGCGAAGCCGCCACCGACCAGGACTACTTCGAGTTTTTTGTGGCCTGGATGCGCATGTGCTTCAGCTACAAAGTGAATGACATGCTGGCTAAAAGCGACGAATTCCAGAAGCTGGGCCGCGAGAACCAGAAGGAGTTTTTGCACTACGCCCTGGTGGTGCTGCGCAAAGTGCTGCTCTTTGGCATTGATGCCCAACTGGTGCCGCACCTGGCCGGCAAGGAAGAGCAGTTCATGAAAGGCTTCAGCCGCTTTGTAACGCCCCGCAACGCCGACCTGCTCACGCGGGAGCTGAACGACGCGCACTATCACATTGAGCGCAACGCCAACCCAAAGATGGTGTTCCTGGATACCTCTTTGCGGGTGGGAGAGCTGCTGAAAACCGCCTCCTGA
- a CDS encoding GlmU family protein, with amino-acid sequence MTVLFFDDPAIRPHLLPFTFTRPVAALRCGILTVAEKWQHRLKLEEIYYLTEAYLQAKFPAAPVTDGQALLINGAVCPDDVLAKQVQNLQPGQALMCDDTLVAACVENSTSLTELYEKGFPNVVNVLEPVTVLRHPWHLFLRNGSEIRRDFALLTEGRESQPVGDAHTIVYGAENIFIEEGVKIRAAILNAENGPIYLGKSSQVHEGAIISGPMALCEGSHINPGAKMRGDNTVGPHCKVGGEVGNSILLGYSNKGHDGYLGNSVIGEWCNLGADTNTSNLKNNYAPVKIWSHAVGRFVNTGQQFCGLMMGDHSKCGINTMFNTGTVVGVAANIFGAGFPRTFIPSFSWGGPAGFETFKLPKVAEVAERVMARRQLPYDAVEQGIMLEVYGATAKDRVWERAVLPTEPQTNVEL; translated from the coding sequence ATGACTGTTCTTTTCTTCGACGACCCTGCTATTCGGCCGCACCTGCTGCCCTTCACCTTCACGCGCCCGGTGGCGGCGCTGCGCTGCGGCATTCTCACCGTAGCCGAAAAGTGGCAGCATCGCCTGAAGCTGGAAGAAATCTATTACCTCACCGAGGCTTACCTACAGGCCAAGTTTCCCGCCGCACCCGTTACGGATGGACAGGCACTGCTCATCAACGGCGCCGTGTGCCCCGATGACGTGCTGGCAAAGCAGGTACAGAATCTGCAGCCCGGGCAGGCCCTTATGTGCGATGATACCCTAGTAGCCGCCTGCGTGGAAAACAGCACTTCCCTGACCGAGCTCTACGAAAAGGGCTTTCCCAACGTGGTGAATGTGCTGGAGCCCGTAACGGTGCTGCGCCACCCCTGGCACCTGTTCCTGCGCAACGGCAGCGAAATCCGCCGCGACTTCGCCCTGCTCACCGAAGGCCGTGAGTCGCAGCCCGTGGGCGATGCGCATACCATTGTGTACGGCGCCGAAAACATCTTCATTGAGGAAGGTGTGAAGATCAGGGCCGCTATTCTGAACGCGGAAAACGGCCCGATTTACCTGGGTAAAAGCTCGCAGGTGCACGAAGGTGCCATTATCAGCGGCCCCATGGCGCTCTGCGAAGGTTCCCACATCAACCCCGGCGCCAAAATGCGCGGCGACAATACTGTGGGCCCGCACTGCAAAGTGGGCGGCGAAGTAGGCAACAGCATCCTGCTGGGCTACTCCAACAAAGGCCACGATGGCTACCTCGGCAACTCCGTGATTGGCGAGTGGTGCAACCTGGGCGCCGATACCAACACCTCCAACCTCAAGAACAACTACGCCCCGGTAAAAATCTGGAGCCATGCCGTGGGCCGTTTCGTGAACACCGGCCAGCAGTTCTGCGGGCTGATGATGGGCGACCACAGCAAGTGCGGCATCAACACCATGTTCAACACCGGCACGGTGGTGGGCGTGGCAGCCAACATCTTCGGGGCTGGCTTCCCGCGCACGTTCATTCCCAGCTTCAGCTGGGGCGGCCCGGCTGGCTTCGAAACCTTTAAGCTGCCCAAAGTGGCGGAAGTAGCTGAGCGCGTGATGGCACGCCGCCAGCTGCCTTATGATGCCGTTGAGCAGGGCATTATGCTGGAAGTGTACGGCGCCACGGCCAAAGACCGGGTGTGGGAGCGGGCAGTACTACCTACTGAACCGCAAACCAACGTGGAGCTATAA
- a CDS encoding type B 50S ribosomal protein L31: MKKDIHPQYREVVFQDTSSDFKFITRSTMSSNETITMEDGKTYPVIKVEVSSASHPFYTGKNVFIDTAGRVEKFRNRYQKKA, encoded by the coding sequence ATGAAAAAAGACATCCACCCCCAGTATCGCGAAGTGGTGTTTCAGGACACGTCGAGCGACTTCAAATTCATCACCCGTTCGACGATGAGCTCGAACGAGACCATCACGATGGAAGATGGCAAGACGTACCCCGTCATCAAGGTGGAAGTTAGCTCGGCCTCGCACCCCTTCTACACCGGCAAAAACGTGTTTATCGACACTGCTGGCCGCGTAGAGAAGTTCCGCAACCGCTACCAGAAGAAAGCCTAA
- a CDS encoding non-canonical purine NTP diphosphatase, whose protein sequence is MRLCFASNNAHKLDEIRPLLPAGVELLSLADIGCAEELPETQETLEGNARQKAEYVWEHYGVACFADDTGLEVEALNGAPGVYSARYAGPQRNAADNVALLLQELQGQPNRRAQFRTVVALVLPDGRRPVFEGAVEGQITEELHGEGGFGYDPVFRPEQHQRTFAEMPLAEKNTMSHRARAVEKLVAFLREEL, encoded by the coding sequence ATGCGCCTTTGCTTTGCTTCCAACAATGCCCATAAGCTGGACGAAATCCGGCCTTTGCTGCCGGCCGGCGTAGAACTGCTCAGTCTGGCCGACATTGGCTGCGCGGAAGAATTGCCCGAAACCCAGGAAACACTGGAAGGCAACGCCCGCCAGAAGGCTGAATACGTGTGGGAGCACTACGGCGTGGCCTGCTTCGCCGATGATACCGGCCTGGAAGTGGAAGCGCTAAACGGTGCCCCGGGCGTGTACTCGGCGCGCTATGCCGGCCCCCAGCGCAATGCGGCCGATAATGTGGCTCTGCTGCTGCAGGAACTACAGGGCCAGCCCAACCGACGGGCTCAGTTCCGCACGGTGGTGGCCCTGGTGCTGCCCGATGGCCGCCGGCCCGTATTTGAAGGCGCCGTGGAAGGCCAGATTACCGAAGAACTGCACGGCGAAGGCGGCTTTGGCTACGACCCGGTGTTCCGGCCGGAGCAGCACCAGCGCACCTTTGCGGAGATGCCGCTGGCCGAAAAAAACACCATGAGCCACCGGGCCCGGGCCGTAGAAAAGCTGGTTGCGTTCCTGCGGGAAGAATTATAA
- the udk gene encoding uridine kinase — MQHPYIVGITGGSASGKTTFLRRLLAAFPKEEICLISQDNYYHPRETQTVDSNGVTNFDLPSSIDSAAYAADVLQISKGLEVRRPEYTFNNPGAAPKELVFTPAPIVVVEGIFVFYFEEVAKLLDLKVYIDAEEHVKVLRRIVRDRDERGYDLEDVLYRYTHHVAPTYEKYIKPFKQDADIIIPNNRHFDKGLDVLVSFLKTKVSASAQSA, encoded by the coding sequence ATGCAACATCCTTATATTGTCGGTATCACGGGCGGTAGCGCCTCCGGCAAAACCACCTTTCTGCGCCGCTTGCTGGCGGCTTTTCCTAAAGAGGAAATCTGCCTCATTTCGCAGGACAACTACTACCACCCGCGCGAAACGCAGACGGTAGACAGCAACGGCGTCACCAATTTCGACCTGCCTTCCTCCATTGACTCGGCGGCCTACGCGGCTGATGTGCTGCAGATCAGCAAGGGCCTGGAAGTGCGGCGCCCGGAGTACACCTTCAACAACCCCGGGGCCGCGCCGAAAGAGCTGGTGTTTACGCCGGCTCCTATTGTGGTAGTGGAAGGCATTTTCGTTTTCTACTTTGAGGAGGTAGCCAAGCTGCTGGATCTGAAAGTATACATCGATGCCGAAGAACACGTGAAAGTGCTGCGCCGCATTGTGCGCGACCGGGACGAGCGGGGCTATGATCTGGAAGACGTGCTCTACCGCTACACGCACCACGTGGCCCCCACCTACGAGAAGTACATCAAGCCCTTCAAGCAGGACGCCGACATCATTATTCCCAACAACCGCCACTTTGATAAGGGCCTGGACGTGCTGGTTTCGTTTCTGAAAACCAAAGTATCCGCCAGCGCACAGTCCGCTTAA